Genomic DNA from Candidatus Woesearchaeota archaeon:
GGGTAAAAAAGCAGTATTCCCTGACTGCAAAAGGCAGAGAGTTTGAAAAAAGCGCAAAGGAAAGCGAGCGCGCAAAAAATGAGATGGTAAAGCGGGTTATGAAGGATATCGGAATACTGCGCTGCTTTGAGAAAAGCCAAAAAGAGGGAGATTCGCAGATGAAGGGGCTGTTTTCGGCGCTGAGCATGAAAATGGAATCTTGCCCGGAGATTCACGAGGAAGTCATAAAGCTTAATCTCATGATAACAAAAATGCTTGCAGGCAATTCGGCAACAGATAAGAAAATGAACAGGATAAAAAATGTGCTTTCATCAGCAAATAAAAGCCTTTCAAGATTATGATTGGGATTACAGGAATTTTTTGACATTATGCAGATAAAATAAGGATGAAAAAGCAAGAATGAAAAAGAAGGATTGAAATGAGCAAAGGACCAATAATAGAGCTTAAGGATGTATGCAAGGAATACAGCATGAGAGAGGCAAAGGTTAATGCACTCTCCGGAGTAAGCCTGAAAGTTG
This window encodes:
- a CDS encoding PadR family transcriptional regulator, whose amino-acid sequence is MNNKEKTFHKMEMPFLDNMLRGRLAMLVLSELSIGDLSGYQLMKNIEMKTGWKPSAGSMYPLLKGLLSEGLLSVKRENCARVKKQYSLTAKGREFEKSAKESERAKNEMVKRVMKDIGILRCFEKSQKEGDSQMKGLFSALSMKMESCPEIHEEVIKLNLMITKMLAGNSATDKKMNRIKNVLSSANKSLSRL